ATCAAAACTCCATGCTAGGGTATTATCAAATATAAAAAAGGGTGTGTTATCTTTTAAAAAATATTCTTTTGTGACTCCACCATGTTCCCAACCTTCATCATGTTTTATCATTCGCAGTTGTCCGTTTTCTAAAAAATAAATGACTTTACCTGATGATTCTTCATAACAACTATATTCAAAAGAGGTAGAATCCATTTTTCCATTCGTTATTTTAGACATAATGCTTTGATATTCGGCTCTAATATCTTCAACTGTTTTCAATTCTGTTATTTCTTGATTTGTTTGAGTGGATGTATTTTCTGTAACAGTTTCATTTTTAGATGAAGTAGAATTTTGCTCTAAATCAGAAGATTCAGCTGTTTTGGTTTCTGAATTTCCATTACAAGAAATAAATGAAAAAATGAGAAGGAAATAAAATAGGTTTTTCATGATTTGGAAGTTAATTATTGAGTTTTTATGTAAAATTTATAGTTAGAGAAATATAACATTATTTTTTATAATAAGGATAAAATAATTCAGAATCTCTATCCTAATTATTTGCGCTAAACCTAATTTTAGAATTTTTTTTCCCAAACTTTTTCAAAACACTTGCTGTTTTCCACCCCAATATATTGTCCATAATTCGGAATTATATCATAACCATTTTTTTTATAAAGTGCTATGGCTTCAGGTTGTTTGAGTCCTGTTTCTAAGACACATCTTTTATAAGATAATTCTTTTGCCCATTTTTCTAGTTCTGAAAGAATTTTTGAAGCAATTCCTTTTCCACGATTTTGAGATAAAGTATACATTCTTTTTATTTCCATTGAATCAGTATCAAATTCTTTTATTGCTCCACAGGCTAATGGAATGTCATTT
This is a stretch of genomic DNA from Bernardetia sp. MNP-M8. It encodes these proteins:
- a CDS encoding GNAT family N-acetyltransferase — protein: MKTIRTNSENKDFIDLVKLLDADLAQRDGEDHSFYAQFNKIDTIKHAVVLYENDIPLACGAIKEFDTDSMEIKRMYTLSQNRGKGIASKILSELEKWAKELSYKRCVLETGLKQPEAIALYKKNGYDIIPNYGQYIGVENSKCFEKVWEKKF